A genomic window from Gemmatimonadota bacterium includes:
- a CDS encoding ECF-type sigma factor, protein MTPLRQPVPEPDAERTDPLFDRFGEDDRAALDRTADLLYLELLRLARAQRARWQGDETLGTTALCHEAYLKLAGVQASDWRSRAHFLSVAARAMRQILIDYSRARRTGKRGGECAHLSLEDVEALLPSGWSAEEDRWDALLTLEEALRRLEVESPRHARVVECKFFGGMTIRETSEALGIAPTSVKRSWTLAQAWLHRYLARAGHESEPS, encoded by the coding sequence ATGACCCCGTTGCGGCAACCCGTTCCCGAACCCGACGCCGAGCGGACCGATCCGCTCTTCGACCGCTTCGGCGAGGACGACCGGGCCGCGCTCGACCGGACGGCCGATCTGCTCTATCTGGAGCTGTTGCGGTTGGCCCGCGCCCAGCGCGCACGCTGGCAGGGCGACGAGACGCTCGGCACCACGGCGCTCTGTCACGAAGCCTACCTCAAGCTGGCGGGCGTGCAGGCCAGCGACTGGCGCAGCCGGGCCCACTTCCTCAGCGTCGCGGCGCGCGCGATGCGGCAGATCCTCATCGATTACTCGCGGGCGCGGCGCACCGGCAAGCGCGGGGGGGAGTGTGCGCACCTGTCCCTGGAGGACGTGGAGGCCCTGCTCCCTTCGGGGTGGAGCGCGGAGGAGGACCGCTGGGATGCGCTCCTGACCCTGGAGGAAGCGCTGCGGAGGTTGGAGGTCGAGAGCCCGCGCCATGCGCGGGTCGTGGAGTGCAAGTTCTTCGGTGGGATGACCATCCGCGAGACGAGCGAGGCGCTCGGCATCGCCCCCACGTCGGTCAAGCGCAGCTGGACCCTCGCCCAGGCCTGGCTCCACCGCTATCTCGCGCGGGCGGGGCACGAGTCCGAGCCGAGTTGA
- a CDS encoding endonuclease/exonuclease/phosphatase family protein, producing MQRPRTLRHASVLAFLRLPGRSDRPPRARPYRLTPLLFVAAAIAACEHPPTSVSEAPALEVAEHGSGGPGRALRLMTRNVYLGGDVAPVLAVDFSDIAAVTGAAATVWASVQANDFAARAAEIAEEIARNRPEVVGLQEVARFITLDAAFQPTGVLDYVALLESALTARGLEYDLWVQENTDVVLPIELDLQAGAVTGLLRFTDRIALLVDRDLDDVVVTQGNYATTITLAPGVTLKRGWIRLRAADRDRPFELVNTHLEGQALAPVQAGQTAELLAMLAGGSGPTYVLGDLNSDAAADPGAPSWTPTYDVLRDAGFADVWLESQGRRPRGGFTCCHLPDLSNPPGLLDERIDFILVRGAPTNPHGALLGAIRTDIVGEERRDRTPGGLWPSDHAGLVAALRFPPGLLAQP from the coding sequence ATGCAGCGACCCCGCACCCTCCGGCATGCTTCCGTTCTCGCGTTCCTCCGTCTTCCAGGGCGATCCGACCGCCCGCCGCGGGCCCGGCCGTACCGCCTGACGCCCCTCCTCTTCGTGGCCGCCGCGATCGCCGCCTGTGAGCACCCTCCCACGTCCGTCTCGGAGGCACCGGCGCTCGAGGTCGCGGAGCACGGGAGTGGCGGACCGGGACGGGCCCTCCGTCTCATGACGCGCAATGTCTACCTCGGAGGGGACGTGGCCCCGGTCCTGGCCGTCGACTTCAGCGACATCGCGGCCGTCACCGGGGCGGCGGCCACGGTGTGGGCGTCGGTGCAGGCCAACGATTTCGCCGCGAGGGCGGCCGAGATCGCCGAGGAGATCGCCCGCAATCGGCCGGAGGTGGTGGGCCTGCAGGAGGTCGCCCGCTTCATCACGCTCGACGCCGCATTCCAGCCGACGGGCGTGTTGGATTACGTCGCCCTCCTGGAGAGCGCGCTCACCGCCCGCGGTCTCGAGTACGACCTCTGGGTGCAGGAGAACACCGATGTCGTCCTGCCGATCGAGCTGGATCTGCAGGCGGGTGCCGTGACCGGTCTGCTGCGGTTCACGGACCGGATCGCGCTCCTGGTGGACCGTGACCTCGACGACGTCGTGGTCACGCAGGGCAACTACGCCACCACCATCACGCTGGCGCCGGGCGTGACCCTGAAGCGGGGCTGGATCCGCCTTCGGGCCGCCGACCGCGACCGGCCCTTCGAGCTGGTGAACACCCACCTCGAAGGGCAGGCGCTCGCCCCGGTGCAGGCCGGACAGACGGCCGAGCTGCTGGCCATGCTGGCCGGTGGGAGCGGGCCCACCTACGTCCTGGGTGACCTCAACTCGGACGCCGCCGCGGATCCCGGCGCTCCGTCGTGGACGCCCACGTACGACGTGCTGCGCGACGCGGGCTTCGCCGACGTCTGGCTCGAGTCGCAGGGTCGGCGTCCCCGCGGCGGCTTCACCTGCTGCCACCTGCCCGATCTCTCGAATCCGCCCGGGCTGCTGGACGAGCGCATCGACTTCATCCTGGTGCGAGGCGCGCCCACCAACCCGCACGGCGCGCTGCTCGGCGCCATCCGCACGGACATCGTGGGCGAGGAGCGCCGCGACCGCACGCCGGGCGGCCTGTGGCCGTCCGATCACGCCGGTCTGGTGGCTGCGCTGCGGTTCCCGCCCGGTCTGCTGGCCCAGCCGTGA
- a CDS encoding peroxidase family protein: MSTDPHGTPGPATRTTRGDWIPSLLWTFAVLGGVVALVLPRGAADEGMARSLSTVWVTLLLLAAAFALAPVRTKSARDWARWRAAWTSAWLLFGVHCVVSILGPLGGSVSAMFDTPLVSSPGFNLLLSAWWTVDVALAWVVADPTESRRAVHVQRSGLLVLLWIAFLVASVVQGTTTARFLGGAVGTAALAALALRRTRRPVLGATAVTAALGLGVLAAFPSSRAEVLSLASCAALASEGFRPVATGATDRFTGKVQDITARCRGGRNAVAHRDAPWVDWSNYWGAGDSASLGPGSPLRLLSPARRGVDGALLDLEYQRIELIRNNLYDNGGTFDDYVRGRDGTPGRALDRWPELRLPPSHPAFARVGGEGEQVCGGELIRWRTLTGICNDLFNPAMGSSGMLFARNVPFEETFPERGLTELTRNRHQGRIDLLTPDPQRVSRTLFTREQSDAESCGGGFGSAEGASVSGARVGSSAGGAGSDAGATSAESAVAGGGADPVRCDYQPAPFFNVLAAFWIQFMTHDWFSHLAEGRNADASLPLGCTDPSMGCDPAARMEAARIAEDGAPPTFDAGTGTRWNRAPAVTRNAVTAWWDGSQIYGWDSVSVRRVKRDPADPARLWLPAGTDPQGLLPLLGAADPQVPEWRGQEATAFPDNWSIGLSFLHNVFAREHNQFVDAFRARTASHPDADSGLRDPARPDSVLRYRDVGDEALFQVARLVVSAEIAKIHTIEWTTQLLYNEPLYRAMNANWSGLFQSDLLARATERVVRRLVRSDDEVDTTQWYSVFASGSGIFGLGSRRFDLTENRDVWSLADPEDVNGGVNHFGSPFNFPEEFVTVYRLHPLVPDVLELRTLSAPDRIGERLPVVRAFRQEATAVRDRVGLGDLGLSMGRQRLGLLTLKNHPAFLQNLPMPIERTGTGRLDVAALDLIRDRERGIPRFNEFRRQYGLQSVTSFDDFVDGRLPLDSSTRAFQMRLVEDLRAVYGQHTCDDTLPITAAEERDGRPLTDCLGHPDGTVVDNVEDLDMVVGFLAESARPHGFAISETQFVVFILNASRRLFSDRFFTSSFRPEFYTHLGVEWVEHNGPDGPQWEPELVNGHPQEVSPFKRVLLRTVPTLAPELDGVVNAFDPWARDRGGYYSLAWRPRSGREADEAFRR; this comes from the coding sequence ATGTCCACCGACCCCCACGGGACCCCCGGACCGGCGACGCGCACGACGCGCGGCGACTGGATCCCCTCGTTGCTCTGGACGTTCGCCGTGCTGGGCGGCGTCGTCGCCCTGGTGCTCCCGCGCGGCGCCGCCGACGAAGGCATGGCGCGCTCGCTGTCCACCGTCTGGGTGACGCTGCTGCTCCTGGCCGCTGCGTTCGCGCTCGCGCCGGTGCGCACGAAGAGCGCACGCGACTGGGCGCGCTGGCGCGCCGCCTGGACCAGCGCCTGGCTGCTCTTCGGCGTGCACTGCGTGGTCTCCATCCTGGGACCGCTCGGGGGCAGCGTCAGCGCGATGTTCGACACACCGCTGGTCTCCTCTCCCGGATTCAATCTCCTGCTCTCGGCCTGGTGGACCGTGGACGTGGCCCTGGCCTGGGTCGTGGCCGATCCCACGGAGTCCCGGCGCGCCGTCCACGTGCAGCGCTCCGGGCTGCTCGTGCTGCTGTGGATCGCGTTCCTGGTGGCCTCCGTGGTCCAGGGCACCACGACCGCCCGTTTCCTGGGCGGAGCGGTGGGTACGGCCGCGCTCGCCGCGCTGGCCCTGCGTCGGACGCGGCGACCGGTGCTGGGCGCCACGGCCGTCACCGCGGCGCTGGGGCTCGGCGTCCTGGCGGCCTTCCCGTCCTCGCGCGCAGAGGTGCTGTCGCTCGCGAGCTGCGCGGCGCTCGCCTCGGAGGGCTTCCGGCCCGTCGCCACCGGCGCCACCGATCGCTTCACCGGCAAGGTGCAGGACATCACGGCCCGCTGCCGCGGCGGACGCAACGCGGTCGCGCACCGGGACGCACCCTGGGTGGACTGGTCCAACTACTGGGGGGCGGGCGACTCCGCCTCGCTGGGACCGGGATCTCCGCTCCGGCTGCTCTCACCCGCCCGGCGCGGCGTGGACGGCGCGCTGCTGGACCTGGAATACCAGCGCATCGAGCTGATCCGGAACAACCTGTACGACAACGGCGGCACGTTCGACGACTACGTGCGCGGCCGCGACGGGACCCCTGGGCGGGCGTTGGATCGCTGGCCCGAGCTGCGACTGCCGCCGTCGCATCCGGCGTTCGCCCGCGTCGGCGGAGAGGGCGAACAGGTGTGCGGCGGCGAGCTGATCCGCTGGCGCACGCTGACCGGCATCTGCAACGACCTCTTCAATCCGGCGATGGGCTCGAGTGGGATGCTGTTCGCGCGCAACGTGCCGTTCGAGGAGACGTTCCCCGAGCGCGGGCTGACCGAGTTGACGCGCAACCGGCACCAGGGCCGGATCGACCTGCTCACGCCCGACCCGCAGCGCGTGAGCCGCACGCTGTTCACACGCGAGCAGTCGGACGCGGAATCGTGCGGCGGAGGGTTCGGGTCCGCGGAAGGCGCATCCGTCTCCGGCGCTCGCGTCGGTTCGTCCGCCGGCGGGGCGGGCTCCGACGCCGGCGCGACCTCCGCGGAGTCGGCCGTCGCCGGCGGCGGTGCGGACCCCGTGCGTTGCGACTACCAGCCCGCCCCCTTCTTCAATGTGCTGGCAGCGTTCTGGATCCAGTTCATGACCCACGACTGGTTCTCGCACCTCGCCGAGGGACGCAACGCCGACGCGTCGCTGCCGCTCGGATGCACGGACCCATCCATGGGGTGTGATCCCGCCGCGCGGATGGAAGCCGCCCGCATCGCCGAGGACGGCGCGCCACCGACGTTCGATGCGGGGACCGGGACACGCTGGAACCGCGCGCCCGCCGTGACCCGCAACGCGGTCACCGCCTGGTGGGACGGCTCGCAGATCTACGGCTGGGACAGCGTCTCGGTGCGGCGCGTCAAGCGTGATCCCGCCGACCCTGCCCGCCTGTGGCTCCCGGCCGGCACGGATCCCCAGGGGCTGCTGCCCCTGCTCGGCGCGGCGGACCCGCAGGTGCCGGAGTGGCGGGGGCAGGAAGCCACCGCCTTCCCCGACAACTGGTCCATCGGGCTCTCGTTCCTGCACAACGTCTTCGCCCGCGAGCACAACCAGTTCGTGGACGCGTTCCGGGCGCGCACGGCGTCGCACCCCGACGCGGACTCCGGTCTGCGCGATCCGGCCCGACCGGACTCGGTCCTCCGGTACCGGGACGTCGGCGACGAGGCGCTCTTCCAGGTGGCGCGCCTCGTGGTCAGCGCGGAGATCGCCAAGATCCACACGATCGAGTGGACCACGCAGCTGCTCTACAACGAGCCGCTCTACCGCGCCATGAACGCGAACTGGAGCGGGCTCTTCCAGAGCGACCTGCTGGCGCGCGCCACCGAGCGCGTGGTGCGCCGCCTGGTCCGCTCCGACGACGAGGTCGACACCACGCAGTGGTACTCCGTGTTCGCGTCGGGCTCGGGCATCTTCGGGCTGGGCAGCCGCCGCTTCGACCTGACCGAGAACCGGGACGTGTGGAGCCTCGCCGATCCCGAGGACGTCAACGGCGGGGTGAACCACTTCGGCTCGCCGTTCAACTTCCCCGAGGAGTTCGTCACGGTCTACCGTCTGCACCCGCTGGTGCCGGACGTGCTGGAGCTGCGCACGCTGTCGGCGCCGGACCGCATCGGGGAGCGTCTACCCGTGGTGCGCGCGTTCCGGCAGGAGGCCACGGCGGTCCGGGACCGCGTGGGGCTCGGAGACCTGGGCCTGAGCATGGGTCGGCAGCGTCTGGGCCTGCTCACGCTCAAGAACCACCCGGCGTTCCTGCAGAACCTGCCCATGCCGATCGAACGTACGGGAACGGGCCGGCTGGACGTGGCCGCGCTCGACCTGATCCGGGACCGCGAGCGTGGCATCCCTCGCTTCAACGAGTTCCGACGGCAGTACGGGCTGCAGTCGGTCACGAGCTTCGACGACTTCGTGGACGGTCGGCTGCCGCTGGACAGCTCCACCCGCGCGTTCCAGATGCGCCTGGTCGAGGACCTGCGCGCCGTCTACGGTCAGCACACCTGCGACGACACCCTGCCGATCACCGCCGCCGAGGAGCGCGACGGTCGCCCGCTCACGGACTGCCTGGGCCACCCGGACGGCACGGTCGTGGACAATGTCGAGGACCTGGACATGGTGGTGGGCTTCCTGGCCGAGTCCGCCCGTCCGCACGGCTTCGCGATCTCGGAGACCCAGTTCGTGGTCTTCATCCTGAACGCGTCCCGCCGGCTGTTCTCCGATCGCTTCTTCACCTCCAGCTTCCGGCCCGAGTTCTACACACACCTGGGGGTGGAGTGGGTCGAGCACAACGGGCCGGACGGTCCCCAGTGGGAGCCCGAGCTGGTCAACGGCCACCCGCAAGAGGTCTCGCCGTTCAAGCGCGTGCTGCTGCGGACGGTCCCCACGCTCGCGCCCGAGCTGGACGGCGTGGTGAACGCCTTCGATCCGTGGGCGCGCGACCGGGGTGGTTACTACTCCCTGGCGTGGCGGCCCCGGTCGGGGAGAGAGGCGGACGAGGCGTTCCGGCGGTAG
- a CDS encoding D-aminoacylase: protein MHPSSHRSRRARLGAAALLFVAACSTGESPEYDLVIRNADVLDGTGTEAVRADVAVRGDRIVAVVPDGVPASSAGRSVDGTGLVLAPGFIDLHAHLDPLLRLPASESMARQGVTTALGGPDGGGPFPFGEALAEIEDTTVGINVGFLAGHNTIRRAVMDLDNRAPTPDELERMKSMVQQAMDEGAFGISTGLRYLPGAFSDVDEVVALSEVAARAGGFYTSHLREEGLGLLDGVGEALEIGRRARIPIVLTHHKAVGAPTWGSSVTTLAMVDSARAAGTDAMIDQYPYDASYTGISILVPPWALEGGDDAFLARMEDPVLADSIRKGIVFNIINDRGGNDLARVQLALVEWDRSLEGQTLADWARREGRPTTPEVGAELVIEAIRRGGASGIYHAMDEADVERIMAHPQTMIASDGRLTQPGEGHPHPRWYGTFPRVLGVYVREKGVLGLPEAVHKMTGMPAARMGLTDRGRVAEGAYADLVLFDPAAVIDRATFEEPHQYPDGIRMVVVNGRVVFDEDGFHDVRAGRVLRGPAWKGAN, encoded by the coding sequence ATGCATCCGTCGTCGCACCGCTCTCGCCGCGCGCGCCTCGGCGCCGCTGCGCTCCTGTTCGTCGCCGCCTGTTCGACCGGGGAGAGCCCGGAGTACGACCTCGTCATCCGCAACGCGGACGTGCTCGACGGGACCGGCACGGAGGCGGTGCGCGCGGACGTCGCGGTGCGCGGGGACCGGATCGTGGCGGTGGTCCCGGACGGCGTCCCCGCCTCCTCCGCCGGGCGTTCGGTGGACGGGACGGGCCTCGTGCTGGCCCCCGGCTTCATCGACCTGCACGCCCACCTGGATCCCCTGTTGCGTCTACCGGCCTCGGAGAGCATGGCGCGGCAGGGGGTGACCACCGCGCTGGGCGGTCCCGACGGCGGGGGCCCCTTTCCCTTCGGCGAGGCCCTGGCCGAGATCGAAGACACGACCGTGGGGATCAACGTGGGCTTCCTGGCCGGCCACAACACGATCCGCCGGGCCGTCATGGATCTCGACAATCGGGCTCCCACGCCGGATGAGCTGGAGCGCATGAAGTCCATGGTGCAGCAAGCGATGGACGAAGGCGCCTTCGGCATCTCCACCGGCCTGCGCTACCTGCCGGGCGCGTTCTCCGACGTGGACGAGGTGGTGGCGCTGTCGGAGGTGGCCGCCCGCGCGGGAGGCTTCTACACGTCCCACCTGCGCGAGGAGGGCCTGGGGCTTCTGGACGGGGTGGGCGAGGCGCTGGAGATCGGGCGTCGCGCCCGGATCCCCATCGTGCTGACCCACCACAAGGCGGTCGGGGCGCCCACCTGGGGCTCCTCGGTCACCACCCTGGCGATGGTCGACTCGGCCCGGGCGGCCGGGACGGACGCCATGATCGATCAGTACCCCTACGACGCCTCCTATACCGGGATCTCCATCCTCGTGCCGCCGTGGGCCCTGGAGGGCGGGGACGACGCGTTCCTGGCGCGCATGGAGGACCCGGTGCTGGCCGACTCCATCCGGAAGGGGATCGTCTTCAACATCATCAACGACCGGGGCGGCAACGACCTGGCCCGGGTGCAGCTCGCGCTGGTCGAATGGGACCGCAGCCTGGAGGGCCAGACCCTGGCGGACTGGGCCCGGCGCGAAGGCAGGCCCACCACGCCCGAGGTGGGCGCGGAGCTCGTCATCGAGGCCATCCGGCGCGGGGGCGCGTCCGGGATCTACCACGCCATGGACGAAGCGGACGTGGAGCGCATCATGGCGCACCCGCAGACGATGATCGCCTCCGACGGACGGCTCACCCAGCCCGGAGAGGGCCATCCGCACCCCCGCTGGTACGGCACGTTCCCGCGCGTGCTCGGGGTCTACGTGCGCGAGAAGGGCGTGCTCGGTCTGCCCGAGGCCGTGCACAAGATGACCGGCATGCCGGCCGCCCGGATGGGCCTCACGGACCGGGGCCGGGTCGCGGAAGGCGCCTACGCCGACCTGGTGCTGTTCGACCCCGCCGCGGTGATCGACCGCGCCACGTTCGAGGAACCGCACCAGTACCCGGACGGCATCCGCATGGTCGTGGTCAACGGGCGGGTGGTCTTCGACGAGGACGGCTTCCACGACGTGCGCGCGGGCCGGGTGCTGCGCGGGCCGGCGTGGAAGGGAGCGAACTGA
- a CDS encoding N-acetyltransferase family protein has product MRARHPRTDPTHSVRGLAPEDWAAVARIYGEGMATGHATFETAVPSWAEWDARHVKDPRLVAVSRISSPELHGFAALSAVSTRAVYAGVAEVSVYVTAAARGQGVGTRLLDALVERAEAAGFWTLQAGIFPENEASLALHARAGFRTVGRRERIGRLHGVWRDVLLLERRSTTVGTESEEAAG; this is encoded by the coding sequence ATGCGCGCACGGCACCCCCGCACCGATCCGACGCACAGCGTCCGGGGCTTGGCACCGGAGGACTGGGCTGCCGTCGCCCGGATCTACGGCGAAGGCATGGCCACCGGTCACGCCACCTTCGAGACCGCCGTCCCCTCCTGGGCGGAGTGGGACGCACGCCACGTGAAGGATCCGAGACTCGTGGCCGTATCCCGGATATCCAGCCCGGAGCTCCACGGCTTCGCCGCGCTCAGCGCAGTGTCGACCCGGGCCGTCTACGCCGGCGTGGCCGAGGTGAGCGTCTACGTCACGGCGGCGGCGCGCGGACAGGGGGTGGGCACGCGGCTGCTGGACGCGCTGGTGGAACGTGCCGAGGCGGCGGGGTTCTGGACCCTGCAGGCAGGCATCTTCCCGGAGAACGAAGCCAGCCTGGCGCTGCACGCGCGGGCCGGTTTCCGCACGGTGGGACGCAGGGAGCGCATCGGGCGCCTGCACGGCGTCTGGCGGGACGTGCTGCTGCTCGAGCGGCGCAGCACGACGGTGGGGACGGAGAGCGAGGAGGCTGCGGGGTGA
- a CDS encoding DUF1648 domain-containing protein — protein MSGWRWTAVAMLVGTLGLLAWVYPDLPDPMGTQFTFDGTPVRWTPRPQFIVAFGLVAALINLLFLGGIPEVLRRTGATRFNVPNRDYWLATPERRTEALRRMCPFLARSAVFANTLLLLCLHLVAQWNGARVLVRIPAALTGPLLLGTAGGGVFVLIVWAFHDFAVPAPPLGVERAAR, from the coding sequence GTGAGCGGGTGGCGGTGGACGGCGGTGGCGATGTTGGTGGGGACGCTCGGGCTGCTGGCCTGGGTCTATCCGGACCTGCCCGACCCCATGGGCACGCAGTTCACGTTCGACGGCACACCCGTGCGCTGGACGCCGCGACCCCAGTTCATCGTGGCGTTCGGGCTGGTGGCGGCCCTGATCAACCTGCTGTTCCTGGGGGGCATCCCGGAGGTGCTGCGCCGGACCGGGGCCACCCGCTTCAACGTGCCCAACCGGGACTACTGGCTGGCCACGCCGGAGCGCCGGACCGAGGCGCTCCGCCGCATGTGTCCATTCCTGGCTCGCTCGGCCGTCTTCGCCAACACGCTCCTGCTGCTCTGCCTGCACCTGGTGGCGCAGTGGAACGGCGCGCGCGTGCTCGTCCGCATCCCGGCCGCGCTCACCGGACCTCTCCTGTTGGGCACCGCGGGGGGTGGCGTGTTCGTGCTGATCGTCTGGGCGTTCCACGACTTCGCCGTGCCGGCGCCGCCGCTGGGGGTCGAGCGGGCGGCTCGCTAG
- a CDS encoding nitronate monooxygenase produces MSLETALTRDAGTEVPLICGPMYPCSNPELVAAVSEAGGLGVLQPVSLTYVHGYDFREGIRRIRALTSKPIGMNALIEGSSKTYQDRMRAWIDIALEEGVRFFITSLGKPRWVVDAVGAHGGVVYHDVTERKWALKAVESGVQGLIAVNRRAGGHAGPLGVEALLDELADLGLPVVCAGGIGAPEQFVEALRLGYAGAQLGTRFIATTECTASDAYKQAILDADEDDVVLSERITGVPVAVLATPYIRRMGLKAGPFARWMLKGRRTKHWMRTFYALSSAVRLKRSLKDEHSDFWQAGKSVASIDRIRPAGEIVREFADALERERR; encoded by the coding sequence ATGAGCCTGGAGACCGCGCTCACCCGGGACGCCGGGACCGAGGTGCCACTGATCTGCGGACCCATGTATCCGTGCTCCAACCCGGAGCTCGTCGCGGCGGTCTCCGAGGCGGGCGGGCTGGGCGTGCTGCAGCCGGTGTCCCTCACGTACGTGCACGGCTACGACTTCCGCGAGGGCATCCGGCGCATCCGCGCGCTGACGTCGAAGCCCATCGGCATGAACGCGCTGATCGAGGGCTCGTCGAAGACGTACCAGGACCGCATGCGCGCCTGGATCGACATCGCGCTGGAGGAGGGCGTTCGGTTCTTCATCACGTCGCTGGGAAAGCCCCGCTGGGTCGTCGATGCGGTCGGCGCGCACGGCGGCGTGGTCTACCACGACGTGACGGAGCGCAAATGGGCGCTGAAAGCGGTGGAAAGCGGCGTACAGGGTCTGATCGCCGTGAACCGGCGGGCGGGGGGGCACGCCGGTCCACTGGGCGTCGAAGCGCTCCTGGACGAGCTCGCCGACCTGGGGCTCCCGGTCGTGTGCGCCGGAGGCATCGGCGCGCCCGAGCAGTTCGTCGAGGCCCTGCGGCTGGGCTATGCGGGCGCGCAGCTCGGCACGCGCTTCATCGCCACGACCGAGTGCACCGCCAGTGACGCCTACAAGCAGGCCATCCTGGACGCCGACGAGGACGACGTCGTGCTCTCCGAGCGCATCACCGGCGTGCCCGTGGCGGTCCTCGCGACTCCGTACATCCGGCGCATGGGCCTGAAGGCCGGTCCCTTCGCGCGCTGGATGCTGAAGGGCCGCCGCACCAAGCACTGGATGCGCACGTTCTACGCGCTGTCCTCCGCGGTACGGCTCAAGCGCTCGCTGAAGGACGAGCACAGCGACTTCTGGCAGGCGGGCAAGAGCGTGGCGTCGATCGACCGCATCCGCCCCGCGGGTGAGATCGTGCGCGAGTTCGCCGACGCGCTGGAGCGGGAACGGCGCTGA
- a CDS encoding DUF4442 domain-containing protein, with protein MADVPEARLLALWRRVSRLPLGTRIFDVLLARAVPYSGTVRPHVRVLEPGRVEILMRDRRRVRNHLRSVHAIALANVGELASGLAMTAALPSSVRGIVVRLEVEYFKKARGPILARSEARPPAEVTGPLDHAVTADLLDASGERVAQVTVHWRLAPRPAA; from the coding sequence ATGGCGGACGTGCCCGAGGCCCGGCTGCTGGCGCTGTGGCGGCGCGTCTCCCGCCTCCCGTTGGGGACGCGCATCTTCGACGTGCTGCTGGCGCGGGCCGTCCCCTACAGCGGCACGGTCCGTCCCCACGTGCGGGTGCTCGAGCCCGGGCGGGTGGAGATCCTGATGCGCGACCGACGCCGGGTGCGCAACCACCTGCGCTCCGTGCACGCCATCGCCCTCGCCAACGTCGGCGAGCTGGCGTCCGGCCTGGCCATGACGGCGGCGCTTCCCTCCTCCGTGCGCGGCATCGTCGTCCGCCTGGAGGTCGAGTACTTCAAGAAGGCGCGCGGTCCGATCCTGGCGCGCAGCGAGGCCCGTCCGCCGGCCGAGGTCACCGGCCCCCTGGATCACGCGGTCACTGCGGACCTGCTCGATGCCTCCGGCGAGCGCGTGGCCCAGGTGACCGTGCACTGGCGACTGGCGCCCCGGCCCGCGGCGTGA
- a CDS encoding glycosyltransferase family 4 protein produces MSDRAAPLHVLLVATSLDIVGGQAVQAEYLRRGLEAEPGVRLDFLAINPRLPGPLQALQRIKYVRTLTTFVWFGLLLLWKAPRADVLHVFAGSYWSFLLAPAPALLVARVLGKPSVLHFHDGRARHFLATWRLAVPLVRLADVIIAPSGYLVDVFGEFDVPARCIHNIVALDDLEFRLRARPEPRFLHNRGLEPLYDVETTLRAFRLVQDRFPDATLVVANDGSARAGLEALAAELGLRATFVGMVPPERLASMYEDADVYIMSPTIDNMPGSILECYATGVPIVSTDAGGVPYIVHQGRTGLLVPVGDVDALAAAALRILEEPGLAERLTRAGQAELDQYRWPPVRDAWLGLYGELTGRRVAATPAAATS; encoded by the coding sequence GTGAGCGACCGCGCGGCTCCGCTCCACGTCCTGCTGGTCGCGACGTCGCTCGACATCGTGGGCGGGCAGGCCGTACAGGCGGAGTACCTGCGACGGGGCCTGGAGGCCGAGCCCGGCGTACGGCTGGACTTCCTGGCCATCAATCCCCGCCTGCCCGGCCCCCTGCAGGCGCTGCAGCGCATCAAGTACGTGCGCACGCTCACCACGTTCGTGTGGTTCGGGCTGCTCCTGCTCTGGAAGGCGCCGCGCGCGGACGTCCTGCACGTCTTCGCGGGCTCGTACTGGAGCTTCCTGCTGGCCCCGGCCCCCGCGCTGCTCGTCGCTCGCGTCCTCGGCAAGCCTTCCGTGCTGCACTTCCACGACGGACGGGCCCGCCACTTCCTCGCCACCTGGCGCCTGGCGGTGCCGCTGGTGCGCCTGGCCGACGTGATCATCGCGCCGTCGGGCTACCTGGTGGACGTGTTCGGTGAATTCGACGTGCCGGCGCGCTGCATCCACAACATCGTGGCGCTCGACGACCTCGAGTTCCGCCTGCGCGCCCGGCCCGAGCCCCGCTTCCTGCACAACCGGGGGCTGGAGCCGCTGTACGACGTGGAGACCACGCTGCGCGCGTTCCGTCTCGTGCAGGACCGCTTCCCCGACGCCACGTTGGTCGTGGCCAACGACGGCTCCGCACGCGCCGGGCTCGAAGCGCTGGCCGCCGAGCTGGGACTGCGCGCGACCTTCGTGGGAATGGTGCCGCCGGAGCGCCTGGCGTCCATGTACGAAGACGCGGACGTCTACATCATGAGCCCCACGATCGACAACATGCCGGGCTCGATCCTCGAGTGCTACGCGACGGGGGTTCCCATCGTCTCGACGGACGCGGGCGGCGTGCCCTACATCGTGCACCAGGGGCGCACGGGGCTGCTCGTCCCCGTGGGCGACGTGGACGCGCTGGCCGCCGCGGCCCTGCGCATCCTGGAAGAGCCCGGTCTGGCCGAGCGGCTCACGCGCGCGGGCCAGGCGGAGCTGGACCAGTACCGCTGGCCGCCGGTGCGCGATGCCTGGCTGGGGCTCTATGGCGAACTCACCGGCCGCAGGGTCGCGGCGACTCCGGCGGCGGCCACGTCCTGA